Proteins encoded by one window of Bradyrhizobium sp. B097:
- a CDS encoding helix-turn-helix domain-containing protein translates to MVQFVHPSREDITLAGVLAALADPMRLKIVRSLLERDDCMSCTAAAPCPGMAKSTLSNHFRVLREAGLIQTSKKGVEHRNVVREADINARFPKLLKTILGYPE, encoded by the coding sequence ATGGTGCAGTTCGTTCACCCGTCGCGTGAGGACATCACATTGGCCGGAGTGCTGGCAGCACTCGCGGACCCGATGCGGTTGAAGATTGTCAGGAGCCTGCTCGAGCGGGACGATTGCATGTCGTGTACGGCGGCGGCGCCGTGCCCTGGCATGGCCAAATCGACGCTGTCGAACCACTTCCGCGTCCTGCGCGAAGCCGGCTTGATTCAAACCTCAAAAAAAGGCGTCGAGCATCGCAATGTGGTGCGCGAAGCCGATATCAATGCGCGCTTTCCCAAATTGCTCAAGACGATCCTGGGGTATCCGGAATAG
- the lepB gene encoding signal peptidase I, producing the protein MSTEKERQQGGIAETFRVAVQALIIALVIRTFLFQSFNIPSESMESTLLVGDYLFLSKYSYGYTHYSLPFSPPLFSGRIFGSEPKPGDVVVFRLPSDDSVDFIKRVIGLPGDRIQMIDGQLYINGTAVKRERVDDYVDRDEGPRPVRVKRWRETLPNGVSYDTLDRIERSEYDNTPVYVVPPGHFFAMGDNRDNSADSRVPPARGGVGYVPFENLIGQAKVIFFSIGNDAPAWQVWHWPSSVRWNRLFTGIH; encoded by the coding sequence ATGTCGACCGAGAAAGAACGTCAGCAAGGCGGAATCGCGGAAACCTTCCGCGTGGCCGTGCAGGCGTTGATCATCGCGCTGGTGATCCGCACCTTCCTGTTCCAGTCGTTCAACATTCCGTCCGAGTCGATGGAATCGACGTTGCTGGTCGGCGACTACCTTTTCCTCTCGAAATACAGCTACGGCTACACGCACTACTCCCTGCCCTTCTCGCCGCCGCTGTTCTCCGGCCGCATCTTCGGCTCCGAACCCAAGCCCGGCGATGTCGTGGTGTTCCGGCTGCCGAGCGACGACTCCGTTGATTTCATCAAGCGCGTGATCGGCCTGCCCGGCGATCGCATTCAGATGATCGACGGGCAGCTGTACATCAACGGCACTGCGGTGAAGCGCGAGCGGGTCGATGACTATGTCGATCGCGACGAGGGGCCGCGCCCGGTCCGCGTCAAGCGCTGGCGCGAGACCCTGCCGAACGGGGTCAGCTACGACACGCTCGATCGCATCGAGCGTTCCGAATACGACAACACGCCGGTCTATGTGGTGCCGCCGGGGCATTTCTTCGCGATGGGCGACAACCGCGACAACTCGGCCGACAGCCGCGTGCCGCCGGCGCGCGGCGGCGTCGGTTACGTGCCGTTCGAGAACCTGATCGGGCAAGCCAAGGTGATCTTTTTCTCGATCGGCAATGACGCGCCGGCATGGCAAGTCTGGCACTGGCCGTCCTCGGTGCGCTGGAACCGGCTGTTCACCGGCATTCACTGA
- a CDS encoding glucose 1-dehydrogenase — translation MSKRLEGKVALVTGASKGIGAEIAIRLAAEGAAVAVNYSASKQAAERVVDTITSKGGKAIAVHGNLTDASHVKSVVAETVKAFGPIDILVNNAGLYEFAPLDGITAEHIHKHFDLNVLGLLLVSQEAARHFNTAGGSIINISSGVSTIAPPNTAVYTATKAAVDAISSVLSKELAPRKIRVNTVNPGMIATEGVVSAGLAEGDMRKWIESTTPLARIGKVEEIAAAVAFFASNDASYVTGETLHVTGGLR, via the coding sequence ATGAGCAAAAGACTCGAGGGCAAAGTGGCGCTGGTAACCGGCGCGTCAAAGGGGATCGGCGCCGAGATCGCAATCCGCCTGGCCGCGGAGGGAGCCGCGGTTGCTGTCAACTACAGCGCCAGCAAACAGGCAGCAGAGCGTGTCGTGGATACGATCACCAGCAAGGGCGGCAAAGCCATCGCTGTCCACGGCAATCTCACCGACGCCAGCCACGTGAAGTCGGTGGTGGCCGAGACCGTCAAGGCATTTGGTCCGATCGATATCCTGGTCAACAATGCCGGCCTCTACGAGTTCGCACCGCTGGATGGCATCACCGCCGAGCACATCCACAAGCATTTCGATCTCAACGTGCTTGGCCTGTTGCTGGTGTCGCAGGAAGCCGCGCGGCACTTCAATACGGCAGGCGGCAGCATCATCAATATCAGCTCCGGCGTATCGACGATCGCGCCGCCGAACACCGCCGTCTATACTGCGACCAAAGCCGCGGTGGATGCGATCTCCTCGGTGCTGTCGAAGGAACTGGCGCCGCGCAAGATCCGCGTCAACACCGTCAACCCCGGCATGATTGCTACCGAAGGCGTTGTTTCCGCCGGCCTTGCCGAAGGCGACATGCGCAAGTGGATCGAATCCACCACGCCGCTGGCACGGATCGGCAAGGTCGAGGAGATCGCAGCCGCAGTGGCCTTTTTCGCCTCGAACGATGCCTCCTACGTCACCGGCGAAACGTTGCACGTGACGGGCGGTCTCCGCTGA